A portion of the Thunnus albacares chromosome 23, fThuAlb1.1, whole genome shotgun sequence genome contains these proteins:
- the myf6 gene encoding myogenic factor 6 isoform X2 yields the protein MQLSHSFELEGDHGPLQHLDMAGVSPLYNGNDSPLSPGQDNVPSETGEESSGEEHVLAPPGLRAHCEGQCLMWACKICKRKSAPTDRRKAATLRERRRLKKINEAFDALKRKTVANPNQRLPKVEILRSAISYIERLQDLLQTLDEQEKTPNGSSYNINVKEHSVSSHEYLWKKSSETWSTSADHSTAAMINQREGTSESSASSSLLRLSSIVDSITNDEKISFSEVASEN from the exons ATGCAgctctctcattcatttgaactA GAAGGGGATCATGGACCACTACAGCACTTGGACATGGCGGGGGTGTCTCCTCTGTACAACGGCAATGACAGCCCGCTGTCACCGGGCCAGGATAATGTTCCGTCCGAGACCGGAGAGGAGAGCAGCGGGGAGGAGCACGTCCTTGCGCCCCCGGGTCTCCGGGCGCACTGCGAAGGCCAGTGCCTCATGTGGGCCTGTAAGATCTGCAAGAGAAAGTCAGCGCCGACTGACAGGCGCAAGGCTGCCACActcagggagaggaggaggctcAAGAAGATCAACGAGGCCTTCGACGCGCTGAAGAGGAAGACCGTGGCCAACCCTAACCAGAGGCTACCCAAGGTGGAGATTTTACGCAGCGCCATAAGCTACATTGAGAGACTACAGGACCTGCTGCAAACGCTGGACGAGCAGGAGAAAACGCCAAACGGATCATCCTACAACATTAACGTCAAAGAACACAGT GTGTCCAGTCATGAGTACCTTTGGAAAAAGTCCTCAGAGACCTGGTCGACCTCTGCTGACCATTCCACTGCAGCGATGATAAACCAGAGAGAAG GAACCAGTGAGTCCTCCGCGTCCTCCAGCCTCCTTCGTCTGTCCTCCATCGTGGACAGCATCACCAACGACGAGAAAATCAGCTTCAGCGAGGTCGCCTCAGAGAATTGA
- the myf6 gene encoding myogenic factor 6 isoform X1, translating into MMDLFETNTYLFNDLRYLEEGDHGPLQHLDMAGVSPLYNGNDSPLSPGQDNVPSETGEESSGEEHVLAPPGLRAHCEGQCLMWACKICKRKSAPTDRRKAATLRERRRLKKINEAFDALKRKTVANPNQRLPKVEILRSAISYIERLQDLLQTLDEQEKTPNGSSYNINVKEHSVSSHEYLWKKSSETWSTSADHSTAAMINQREGTSESSASSSLLRLSSIVDSITNDEKISFSEVASEN; encoded by the exons ATGATGGACCTTTTTGAGACCAACACTTATCTTTTCAATGATTTGCGTTATTTGGAGGAAGGGGATCATGGACCACTACAGCACTTGGACATGGCGGGGGTGTCTCCTCTGTACAACGGCAATGACAGCCCGCTGTCACCGGGCCAGGATAATGTTCCGTCCGAGACCGGAGAGGAGAGCAGCGGGGAGGAGCACGTCCTTGCGCCCCCGGGTCTCCGGGCGCACTGCGAAGGCCAGTGCCTCATGTGGGCCTGTAAGATCTGCAAGAGAAAGTCAGCGCCGACTGACAGGCGCAAGGCTGCCACActcagggagaggaggaggctcAAGAAGATCAACGAGGCCTTCGACGCGCTGAAGAGGAAGACCGTGGCCAACCCTAACCAGAGGCTACCCAAGGTGGAGATTTTACGCAGCGCCATAAGCTACATTGAGAGACTACAGGACCTGCTGCAAACGCTGGACGAGCAGGAGAAAACGCCAAACGGATCATCCTACAACATTAACGTCAAAGAACACAGT GTGTCCAGTCATGAGTACCTTTGGAAAAAGTCCTCAGAGACCTGGTCGACCTCTGCTGACCATTCCACTGCAGCGATGATAAACCAGAGAGAAG GAACCAGTGAGTCCTCCGCGTCCTCCAGCCTCCTTCGTCTGTCCTCCATCGTGGACAGCATCACCAACGACGAGAAAATCAGCTTCAGCGAGGTCGCCTCAGAGAATTGA
- the myf5 gene encoding myogenic factor 5: MWALGSGLGAYKGGPGQQTPHITQRLPLSPHSSNPPSLLCAHLPIHSDSFLQQTMDVFSPSQVYYDRACASSPDSLEFGPGVELAGSDEDEHVRIPGAPHQPGHCLQWACKACKRKSSFVDRRRAATMRERRRLKKVNHAFEALRRCTSANPSQRLPKVEILRNAIQYIESLQDLLREQVENYYGLPGESSSEPPSPLSSCSDGMADSNSPVWQQLNANYSSSYSYAKNESLGNKAPGASSLECLSSIVDRLSSVESSCGPVALRDMATFSPGSSDSQPCTPESPGSRPVYHVL; the protein is encoded by the exons ATGTGGGCCCTAGGCTCTGGCCTGGGGGCATATAAGGGGGGCCCGGGGCAACAGACCCCTCATATCACTCAGAGGTTGCCTCTCTCACCCCACTCCTCTAACCCTCCTTCCTTGCTTTGTGCCCATCTCCCCATCCATTCAGACTCCTTTCTTCAACAAACCATGGATGTCTTTTCACCATCCCAGGTCTACTACGACAGAGCATGTGCTTCATCTCCAGACAGCCTGGAGTTTGGCCCCGGAGTGGAGCTCGCCGGCTCGGATGAGGACGAGCATGTCAGGATCCCCGGAGCCCCTCACCAGCCGGGACACTGCCTCCAGTGGGCCTGCAAGGCCTGCAAGCGCAAGTCCAGCTTTGTGGACCGCAGACGGGCCGCCACTATGCGTGAGCGCCGGCGACTGAAGAAGGTCAACCACGCTTTTGAGGCTTTGCGGCGCTGCACCTCAGCCAACCCCAGCCAGCGCCTGCCCAAGGTGGAGATCCTTCGCAACGCCATCCAGTACATCGAGAGCCTGCAGGACCTGCTTCGAGAGCAGGTGGAAAACTACTACGGCCTACCTGGAGAGAGCAGCTCGGAACCCCCGAGCCCGTTGTCCAGCTGCTCTGATGGCATG GCTGACAGCAACAGTCCAGTGTGGCAACAGCTGAATGCAAACTACAGCAGCAGCTATTCATATGCGAAGAACG AGAGCTTGGGCAATAAAGCACCCGGAGCTTCCAGTCTGGAGTGTCTCTCCAGCATCGTGGACCGCCTGTCCTCAGTGGAGTCCAGCTGTGGACCGGTGGCTCTGAGAGACATGGCCACCTTCTCCCCCGGCAGCTCCGACTCGCAGCCATGCACACCGGAGAGCCCCGGATCCAGGCCCGTCTACCACGTCCTGTGA